A genomic window from Lotus japonicus ecotype B-129 chromosome 1, LjGifu_v1.2 includes:
- the LOC130733752 gene encoding uncharacterized protein LOC130733752 → MEVESEGSGAQQQRAPPAGKPPENLGRKPTFKEKVLGARKASETEEFVNLVTKGVMKMDYAENNTSFPMFSIEPTMYREICKPWEDCLVVKLLGKHIGYGALCEKLKSMWKLTGGYEIRDVHHGYFLVKFDKAEDKARAISGAPWLIYDHYLAVKPWTRDFVAANSKISTTKVWIRIPGLGFQFCDKNILLTLASAVETPIKIDLNTNDIQCGKYARICVEIDLTKPVLGVVGLEGTWYQIEYEGLHLLCHQCGCYGHLARNCTMPVSSAKPGPGGDQAAMVVPQKASIPGGGESGIPAAAGQNLALETLPRPVDVVGQGGVNPAVIPAQLPKPLIKCPELAHGEWLVVDKRKKKVKDNLNLNSNQKKNDAVKELVTEVVNKGNKKPLLEEQKKGNGKGNKSKPATVLMKQLKHSTTAPMQFKARAMAPDVGLDHTMAQQTKK, encoded by the coding sequence ATGGAGGTTGAGAGCGAGGGTAGTGGTGCGCAGCAACAGCGTGCTCCACCGGCCGGTAAGCCACCGGAAAACTTGGGCAGGAAACCGACTTTCAAAGAGAAAGTGCTTGGAGCGAGGAAAGCAAGCGAGACTGAGGAGTTTGTAAACTTAGTCACGAAGGGTGTCATGAAGATGGATTATGCAGAGAACAATACGTCCTTCCCCATGTTCTCTATAGAGCCTACCATGTATAGGGAAATTTGCAAGCCCTGGGAGGATTGCTTGGTGGTGAAGCTGTTGGGCAAGCATATAGGCTACGGAGCACTATGTGAGAAGCTCAAATCAATGTGGAAGCTGACCGGAGGTTATGAGATACGGGATGTCCATCATGGATATTTCTTGGTTAAATTCGACAAGGCTGAGGATAAGGCGAGGGCTATATCAGGGGCACCATGGCTCATCTATGACCACTACTTGGCGGTGAAGCCATGGACGCGGGATTTTGTGGCagcaaactcaaagataagtaCAACAAAGGTCTGGATTCGCATCCCAGGATTAGGGTTTCAGTTTTGTGATAAGAATATCTTGCTTACTTTAGCATCAGCCGTAGAAACTCCTATCAAGATTGATCTCAACACGAATGATATACAATGTGGCAAGTACGCTCGTATCTGTGTCGAGATTGATCTCACTAAACCTGTGCTAGGAGTGGTTGGCCTTGAAGGGACATGGTACCAGATAGAGTACGAGGGTTTACACCTCCTCTGCCACCAGTGCGGCTGCTATGGGCATTTGGCTCGCAATTGCACCATGCCTGTGTCGTCTGCAAAACCTGGGCCAGGTGGAGACCAGGCAGCCATGGTTGTGCCACAGAAGGCTTCTATTCCGGGAGGAGGGGAGTCGGGGATACCGGCGGCTGCGGGCCAGAACCTAGCGTTAGAAACCCTACCGCGTCCTGTGGACGTCGTGGGGCAGGGGGGCGTGAATCCAGCCGTAATTCCAGCACAACTGCCGAAACCGTTAATTAAATGCCCTGAATTAGCTCATGGGGAGTGGTTAGTCGTTGATAAACGAAAGAAGAAAGTCAAGgataatttgaatttgaattcaaatCAGAAGAAAAATGATGCAGTTAAGGAGCTTGTAACAGAGGTGGTTAATAAGGGAAATAAAAAGCCTTTATTGGAGGAGCAAAAGAAGGGAAACGGTAAAGGTAACAAATCAAAACCTGCTACCGTTCTAATGAAACAGTTGAAACATTCTACAACTGCACCCATGCAGTTTAAGGCACGAGCCATGGCCCCAGATGTTGGCCTAGATCACACCATGGCCCAACAAACCAAGAAATGA
- the LOC130734505 gene encoding triose phosphate/phosphate translocator, non-green plastid, chloroplastic-like: protein MQTAAAFSTFSPSLPHRNLHRTNHLRRPSFSVRLSSKLTDGGANPNGASSSSSSSFPRRSWHLANSSPFKFRPLASDSSPPKAASSVPDSAGSAEPSSSLMKTLQLGSLFGLWYLFNIYFNIYNKQVLKAFHYPVTITAVQFAVGTVLVSVMWGLNLYKRPKLSGAQLAAILPLALVHTLGNLFTNMSLGKVAVSFTHTIKAMEPFFSVILSAMFLGEKPTPWVVGSLLPIVGGVALASLTEASFNWAGFWSAMASNVTNQSRNVLSKKAMVKKEDSMDNITLFSIITVMSFFLLAPVAVFMEGVKFTPAALQAAGVNVRQLYIRSLLAALCFHAYQQVSYMILQRVSPVTHSVGNCVKRVVVIVSSVIFFQTPVSPVNAMGTALALTGVFLYSRVKRIKPKTA from the exons ATGCAAACCGCGGCGGCGTTCTCCACCTTCTCCCCCTCCCTCCCCCACCGCAACCTCCACCGCACCAACCACCTCCGGCGACCTTCCTTCTCCGTCCGCCTCTCTTCCAAACTCACCGACGGCGGCGCAAATCCAAATGgcgcctcttcttcttcctcatcctcctTTCCTCGCCGATCCTGGCACCTTGCGAATTCCTCTCCCTTCAAGTTCAGACCTCTCGCCTCTGATTCATCGCCGCCTAAAGCCGCTTCCTCCGTCCCTGACAGCGCCGGCTCCGCTGAACCTTCTTCGTCCTTGATGAAAACTCTCCAGCTTGGTTCCTTGTTTGGCCTCTGGTACCTCTTCAACATCTACTTCAACATCTACAACAAACAG GTTTTGAAGGCGTTCCATTACCCGGTAACCATTACTGCGGTTCAATTTGCTGTTGGGACTGTCCTTGTATCGGTGATGTGGGGTTTAAACCTCTATAAGAGGCCAAAGCTCAGTGGTGCCCAG CTTGCAGCAATATTGCCATTGGCCCTGGTGCATACTTTAGGGAACCTTTTCACTAATATGAGTCTTGGAAAGGTTGCTGTGTCATTCACTCACACGATCAAAGCCATGGAGCCTTTCTTTTCTGTGATCCTTTCTGCCATGTTCCTTGGAGAG AAACCTACGCCGTGGGTGGTTGGTTCCCTCTTGCCTATAGTTGGTGGAGTTGCGCTGGCATCTCTTACTGAGGCCTCTTTTAATTG GGCTGGATTTTGGAGTGCAATGGCTTCCAATGTGACCAATCAATCTCGTAATGTTCTTAGCAAAAAGGCCATGGTTAAGAAAGAG GATTCTATGGACAACATCACTCTCTTCTCTATAATAACAGTAATGTCATTCTTCTTGTTAGCACCCGTGGCTGTCTTCATGGAGGGTGTTAAATTTACCCCTGCTGCACTGCAGGCTGCT GGGGTAAACGTCAGACAACTGTACATCAGATCTCTTCTAGCTGCACTCTGTTTCCATGCATATCAGCAA GTTTCTTATATGATATTGCAGAGGGTATCACCTGTAACCCACTCGGTGGGCAATTGTGTGAAGCGGGTTGTGGTCATTGTGAGCTCTGTTATCTTCTTCCAGACACCTGTCTCTCCTGTGAATGCCATGG GGACTGCTTTAGCTCTTACCGGTGTTTTCCTCTATTCAAGGGTGAAGCGAATTAAACCAAAGACAGCTTAA